A part of Micromonospora chersina genomic DNA contains:
- a CDS encoding DUF3151 domain-containing protein, with protein sequence MQNLLPEPPATLLPAHEEADAALAAAVEQDTDEAYAEVAARFPTYSAGWAALATRALAAGQVIPAYAYARTGYHRGLDQLRRSGWKGHGPVPWSHKPNRGFLRCLYVLSRAAGEIGEADEAARCAQFLRDCDPAAGDALASH encoded by the coding sequence ATGCAGAACCTGTTGCCTGAGCCACCGGCCACCCTGCTCCCCGCGCACGAGGAGGCCGACGCCGCGCTGGCGGCCGCCGTCGAGCAGGACACCGACGAGGCGTACGCCGAGGTCGCGGCCCGCTTCCCGACCTACAGCGCGGGCTGGGCGGCGCTGGCCACCCGGGCGCTCGCCGCGGGCCAGGTCATCCCGGCGTACGCGTACGCCCGCACCGGCTACCACCGGGGCCTCGACCAGCTCCGTCGCAGCGGCTGGAAGGGCCACGGCCCGGTGCCCTGGTCGCACAAGCCCAACCGGGGCTTCCTTCGCTGCCTCTACGTGCTCTCCCGCGCGGCCGGCGAGATCGGCGAGGCGGACGAGGCGGCGCGCTGCGCCCAGTTCCTCCGCGACTGCGACCCGGCCGCCGGCGACGCCCTGGCCAGCCACTGA
- a CDS encoding LOG family protein: protein MPTPPPADVIEPHANPDEIETRTAFDRRLAEGSLAGLTVQGLRLDLDPVPDLRGVEVAGTLFVGCRFADREVGADLVRRGANVVPPFSGLPYPTQPSHLYTADDLAAGFAEGGFEGMYDTRVYAHFRAHGGALPDVREALGQRLHDHGVDNALADATRAWLAVHGPQSVVGVMGGHAVPRGSAAYRMAAVLGWELARADRLVVTGGGPGVMEAANLGAFLAAWPAEELTAAIDLLATAPDFTDHDRYTEAALRVRERYAAGPALPTPRPAAAGTEWARSGGLAIPTWLYGHEPANLFAGRIAKYFSNAIREDTILRLARGGIVFAPGRAGTVQEVFQAATKTYYGTDGASGAYVFLDRTYWTTELPVESLLRPLFAASPFGDLSTTVHLTDDVREAVRVLTAG from the coding sequence GTGCCGACCCCACCTCCCGCGGACGTCATCGAGCCGCACGCCAACCCCGACGAGATCGAGACCCGGACCGCCTTCGACCGGCGGCTGGCCGAGGGGAGCCTCGCCGGCCTGACCGTGCAGGGCCTCCGCCTCGATTTGGACCCGGTCCCCGACCTGCGCGGCGTCGAGGTCGCCGGCACCCTCTTCGTGGGCTGCCGGTTCGCCGACCGCGAGGTCGGCGCGGACCTGGTCCGGCGGGGCGCGAACGTCGTCCCGCCCTTCTCCGGGCTGCCGTACCCGACCCAGCCGTCCCACCTCTACACCGCCGACGACCTGGCCGCCGGCTTCGCCGAGGGCGGCTTCGAAGGGATGTACGACACCCGGGTGTACGCGCACTTCCGGGCGCACGGCGGCGCCCTGCCCGACGTTCGCGAGGCGCTCGGCCAGCGGCTGCACGACCACGGGGTGGACAACGCCCTGGCCGACGCCACCCGGGCCTGGCTGGCCGTGCACGGGCCGCAGTCGGTGGTGGGCGTGATGGGCGGGCACGCGGTGCCGCGCGGCAGCGCCGCGTACCGGATGGCGGCGGTGCTGGGCTGGGAGCTGGCGCGGGCCGACCGGCTGGTGGTCACCGGCGGTGGTCCCGGCGTGATGGAGGCTGCCAACCTGGGCGCGTTCCTCGCGGCGTGGCCGGCGGAGGAGCTGACCGCGGCGATCGACCTGCTGGCCACCGCGCCCGACTTCACCGACCACGACCGCTACACCGAGGCGGCGCTGCGGGTCCGGGAGCGGTACGCGGCCGGGCCGGCCCTGCCCACGCCCCGCCCGGCGGCGGCCGGCACCGAGTGGGCCCGCTCGGGCGGCCTGGCCATCCCGACCTGGCTGTACGGGCACGAGCCGGCGAACCTGTTCGCCGGGCGGATCGCCAAGTACTTCTCCAACGCCATCCGGGAGGACACCATCCTGCGGCTGGCCCGGGGCGGGATCGTCTTCGCGCCGGGCCGGGCCGGCACGGTGCAGGAGGTGTTCCAGGCGGCCACGAAGACCTACTACGGCACCGACGGGGCGAGTGGCGCGTACGTCTTCCTGGACCGCACCTACTGGACCACCGAGCTGCCCGTGGAGTCGCTGCTGCGGCCGCTCTTCGCGGCCTCCCCGTTCGGCGACCTGTCGACCACGGTGCATCTCACCGACGACGTGCGCGAGGCGGTACGGGTCCTCACCGCCGGCTGA
- the fbaA gene encoding class II fructose-bisphosphate aldolase, with protein MPIASPEDYAEMLDRAKAGRYAYPAINVTSSQTLNAALKGFADAESDGIIQVSTGGAEYLSGPSVKDMVTGAVAFAAYAHEVAKKYPVNIALHTDHCPKDKLDKFVRPLMAISQERVKNGQEPLFQSHMWDGSAVPVAENLEIAEQLLTEAAKGKIVLEIEVGVVGGEEDGVENAINEKLYTTVEDGLAMVDALGLGEKGRYMAALTFGNVHGVYKPGNVKLRPAVLHDIQVAVGAKYGKDKPLSLVFHGGSGSLLSEIREALDYGVVKMNIDTDTQYTFTRPVADHMFRNYDGVLKVDGEVGNKKMYDPRVWGKAAEAGMAARVVEACEHLRSTGTTMK; from the coding sequence ATGCCCATCGCTTCCCCCGAGGATTACGCGGAGATGCTGGACCGGGCCAAGGCCGGCCGGTACGCGTACCCCGCGATCAACGTGACCTCCTCGCAGACGCTGAACGCGGCGCTCAAGGGCTTCGCCGACGCGGAGAGCGACGGGATCATCCAGGTCTCCACCGGTGGCGCCGAGTACCTGTCCGGCCCGTCCGTGAAGGACATGGTGACCGGCGCGGTGGCCTTCGCCGCGTACGCGCACGAGGTGGCCAAGAAGTACCCGGTCAACATCGCCCTGCACACCGACCACTGCCCGAAGGACAAGCTGGACAAGTTCGTCCGGCCGCTCATGGCCATCTCGCAGGAGCGCGTGAAGAACGGCCAGGAGCCGCTCTTCCAGTCGCACATGTGGGACGGCTCGGCCGTGCCGGTGGCCGAGAACCTGGAGATCGCCGAGCAGCTGCTCACCGAGGCCGCCAAGGGCAAGATCGTCCTCGAGATCGAGGTCGGCGTCGTGGGCGGCGAGGAGGACGGCGTCGAGAACGCCATCAACGAGAAGCTCTACACCACCGTCGAGGACGGCCTGGCCATGGTCGACGCGCTCGGCCTCGGCGAGAAGGGCCGCTACATGGCGGCGCTGACCTTCGGCAACGTGCACGGCGTCTACAAGCCGGGCAACGTCAAGCTCCGCCCCGCGGTGCTGCACGACATCCAGGTGGCCGTGGGCGCCAAGTACGGCAAGGACAAGCCGCTCAGCCTGGTGTTCCACGGCGGTTCCGGCTCGCTCCTGTCGGAGATCCGCGAGGCGCTGGACTACGGCGTGGTGAAGATGAACATCGACACCGACACCCAGTACACCTTCACCCGGCCGGTCGCGGACCACATGTTCCGCAACTACGACGGCGTGCTGAAGGTCGACGGCGAGGTCGGCAACAAGAAGATGTACGACCCGCGCGTCTGGGGCAAGGCCGCCGAGGCCGGCATGGCCGCCCGCGTCGTGGAGGCCTGCGAGCACCTGCGCTCCACCGGCACCACGATGAAGTGA
- a CDS encoding phage holin family protein codes for MGFLIRLAITAVALWVTTLIVPGVEVTGHNGFNTVFTLVVVALIFGAVNALLKPVIKVIGCVFYLLTLGLFALVVNALLFLLTDWIARGLDLSFHVNGFWAAFWGAIVMAVVSWLISVVVPDSLDER; via the coding sequence GTGGGCTTCCTGATCCGGCTGGCGATCACCGCGGTCGCGCTGTGGGTCACCACGCTCATCGTGCCCGGGGTGGAGGTGACCGGCCACAACGGTTTCAACACCGTGTTCACCCTGGTCGTGGTGGCGCTCATCTTCGGCGCGGTAAACGCCCTGCTGAAGCCGGTCATCAAGGTGATCGGCTGCGTGTTCTACCTGCTCACGCTCGGTCTGTTCGCGCTCGTGGTCAACGCGCTGCTGTTCCTGCTCACCGACTGGATCGCCCGCGGGCTGGACCTGTCGTTCCATGTCAACGGCTTCTGGGCCGCCTTCTGGGGCGCCATCGTGATGGCGGTGGTGAGCTGGCTGATCAGCGTCGTGGTGCCGGACAGCCTGGACGAGCGGTGA
- a CDS encoding LCP family protein, producing MIEDDLRAAFARREALTPPTAPVRAAIDRAVVRRRRRRLRLRLAGTALAVVAAALAGFTAVAPRPPETANLLATPSPAPTGALNVLLLGLDQAGGGRRADSVLLVHVPADRSRLYLVSLPRDLLVPIPGRGTDKLNASFAFGAGPSGKDLAAGYRATRQVVAQLTGVRIDAGAVLTYGATRELTDAVGGVPVCLPTTVRSYHTHRTYRAGCQRLDGAAAVDVLRQRFNMPEGGLDRDRNAARYAAGLLHRVQEQGALTDPLLLSRLITKIGSGAVIDTGELSLPALVSAAGKAATAEPVAVGLPVRHGKAEESPLGFRLDPALAPGFLDALRTDRLGDWTAAHPKQVTALR from the coding sequence CCGGGCCGTGGTCCGCCGCCGGCGCCGACGTCTGCGGCTCCGGCTCGCGGGTACGGCGCTGGCGGTGGTCGCCGCCGCCCTGGCCGGTTTCACCGCGGTCGCGCCGCGCCCGCCGGAGACCGCGAACCTGCTGGCGACGCCCTCGCCGGCGCCCACCGGGGCGCTGAACGTGCTGCTCCTCGGCCTGGACCAGGCCGGCGGGGGCCGGCGCGCCGACTCCGTGCTGCTGGTGCACGTCCCGGCGGACCGCAGCCGGCTCTACCTGGTCTCCCTCCCACGCGACCTGCTGGTGCCGATCCCCGGCCGGGGGACCGACAAGCTCAACGCGTCCTTCGCCTTCGGCGCCGGGCCGTCGGGGAAGGATCTGGCCGCCGGATACCGGGCGACCCGGCAGGTGGTCGCCCAGCTGACCGGCGTACGGATCGACGCGGGCGCGGTGCTCACCTACGGGGCGACCCGCGAGCTCACCGACGCGGTCGGCGGCGTGCCGGTCTGCCTGCCGACCACGGTCCGCTCGTACCACACCCACCGGACCTACCGCGCCGGATGCCAGCGGCTCGACGGTGCCGCCGCTGTGGACGTGCTCCGCCAGCGGTTCAACATGCCCGAGGGTGGGCTGGACCGTGACCGCAACGCCGCCCGGTACGCGGCCGGACTGCTCCACCGAGTCCAAGAGCAGGGGGCGCTGACCGATCCGCTGCTGCTCAGCCGGTTGATCACGAAGATCGGCTCGGGCGCGGTGATCGACACCGGGGAACTGTCCCTTCCGGCCCTGGTCTCGGCGGCCGGGAAGGCGGCCACCGCCGAGCCGGTCGCGGTCGGCCTGCCGGTCCGCCACGGAAAGGCGGAGGAGTCGCCGTTGGGGTTCCGGCTCGACCCGGCCCTGGCCCCGGGGTTCCTCGACGCGCTGCGCACCGACCGGCTCGGCGACTGGACCGCGGCCCACCCGAAGCAGGTCACGGCCCTGCGCTGA